The Burkholderiales bacterium JOSHI_001 genomic sequence AGCAAGCGAAGGATCTCGGCGCGCCGGAAAGTGAACACGTCGTCGGCGAATTCACCCGCGGCCAGCTTGCGCAACAGCACGGCGCGGTCCACTTCCACCAGGCCGGCGAACTCGTCCACGCTGACGTATTCGTAGCTCAGCTTGTCGGCGTCGGGGTCGGGGCTGACGGCCTTGCGCACCTGGGCCACGATGTCCTTGGGCGCGAACAGCACCTGCTTGCCGGCGCCGCGTTCGTCCTCGATGCGGATGAGGTGCAGCGCCAGCAGCTTGCCCAGGCAGCCACGGATGTGGGTGTCCGAGTGGCCGAACATCAGCCGCGCGTTGGTGTACACGTCCTGCAGCAGGGGGCGCGCCAGCGGGGCGCTCTGGGCCGCCGGGCCACCGCGCAGGGACGGCGCCGGCTTGCCGATGTCGGCCAGTCCCAGCAGTTGCAGCAGCTGGGCGTAGATGAGCAGGTCGCTCTGGTAGTTCACCCGTGTGGCGATCAGCTGGTGCGCCACCGACAGGCGCTGGGACAGGGTGTCCAGCAGGCTCTGCACCAGGTCCGGGCTGGCGGCCATGGCGTCGGTGACGGTCTCGTTGTCCACCAGGAACAGCTCGCAGTAGGTGCGCGCGGCGGCGTTGTGCAGGCGCACCTGCTGGTGCAGGTGCGGCTCGAGGCCGAAGCACTGGCCCTTCTTCAGCGTTTCCACCACGGTGCGCTTCTCGTCGCGCACCAGGTACAGGTCCACCTCGCCGTCCTTGATGACATACATGTGGCCCGCCGGCATGTCCTGGGTGTAAAGCACCTCGCCGGCAAAGGCGCGCACCTGGCTGAAGTGGCCGCGTTCGGCGAACTGCAGGGCGGACGCCGTGGGCGCGGCGTTTGCCGGTCGGGCAGCGCGCTGGGGGCGGGGCCGGGCGCGGGCGATGGAGGCTGCATGCATGGCAGGGCTCTCTGTTAAAACAGCAATAATGATAAAGATGTAATATACGGCAACGCACTGCCGCGCTCGCTTTGAACTTCGCGAACTTTTTTGCAGCCGGCCGCGACGGGGGCGGCCGCAGGCGGGGTCAGTGCAGGTCCTGCGACTCCAGCACCCGCCGGCCCGGCGCCGCGGCCAGGGCGGCGGCCAGCATGTGGCGCGCCACGCTGTTGGTGCGCACCGCGCGCAGGCGCCGGGGCAGCACCGGCGCCAGGGCCTTGGCCACCCACAGGCCGATGGCTTCGCCCGGACGGGCTTCGGCGCGCGGGCCGGCGTCCAGCAGCGAGGGCCGCACCAGGGTCAGCGACGCGAAGCCCAGCGCGGCCAGGTCGTCTTCGGCCTGGCCCTTCACCTTCAGGTAGAAGTTGCCCGAAGCCGCGCTGGCGCCCAGCGACGAGTTCAGCACGAAGCAGGGCGTGCCGGCCTGCTGCGCCAGGCGGGCGGCGGCCAGCACGTGGTCGTGGTCCACCTCGGCAAAGGCGGCCTGCGAACCCGCCAGCTTCATCGTGGTGCCCAGCGCGCACAGACAGGCGTCGGCGTGCCACCAGGGCGCGGCGGGCAGGGCGCGGTAGTTCACCACCGGGTTGTGCAATCGGGCCTGGGGCGCCAGCGCGCGCCGCGTGGGCGCCACCACCTGGCCCACGCCGGGGTGGGCCAGCGCCTGGGCCAGCAGTTCTTGCCCCACCTTGCCGGTGGCGCCCAGGATGAGCAGGGTTTTCAGGGTCACGCCCCATCATCGCAGCACGCTGGCGCGCCGCACAAAGTCGCCACACTGGCGCAAGGCTTGCTGGCCTGCCGCCGTACTACAGTGCCCCATCGGAACCCGGAGACCCCGCCATGCTGCCCAAGCGCCCTGCTGCCACTTCCGCCCTCACCCTGCTGGCCCTGGCCGCGCTGGCGCTGCCCGCGGCCGCCAAGACCCTGGTGTACTGCTCGGAGGGCTCGCCCGAGAACTTCACCCCGGCCATCAACACCACCGGCACCAGCTTCGACGCCGCACGGCCGGTGTACGACAAGCTGACCCAGTTCGCCCGCGGCAGCACCCAGGTGGAACCGGGCCTGGCCGAAAGCTGGACGGTCAGCCCCGACGGCAAGGTGTTCACCTTCAAGCTGCGCAAAGGCGTGAAGTGGCACAGCGGCCCGGGCGGCTTCAAGCCCACGCGCGAGTTCAACGCCGACGACGTGCTGTTTTCCTTCGAACGCCAGTGGAAGCCCGAGCACCCCTACGCCAAGACCTCGGGCGGCAAGTACGACTACTTCGCCGACATGGGCCTGCCCGACGACCTGCAGAGCATCGAGAAGCTGGACCCCTACACCGTGAAGATGACGCTCAAGCGCGCCAACGTCACCATGCTGGCCAACCTGGCGATGGACTTCGCCAGCATCCATTCGGCCGAATACGCCGACATGCTGTTGAAGGCCAACAAGAAGGAACAGCTCGACCAGGTGCCGGTGGGCACCGGGCCCTTCTCCTTCGTGGTCTACCAGAAGGACGCGGTCATTCGCTACAAGGCCAACAAGGACTACTGGGGCGAGAAGGCGCTGGTGGATGACCTGGTCTTCGCCATCACCCCCGACCCCACCGCGCGCTACAGCAAGCTGAAGGCCGGCGAGTGCCATTTCATGATCGCGCCGCGGCCGGCCGACCTGCCGGAAATGCAGAAGGACCCCGCGCTGCGCGTCATCAACCAGAGCGGGCTGAACATCGCCTACTGGGCCTTCAACACCCAGAAGCCCCCCTTCGACAAGAAGGAGGTGCGCCAGGCCTTCAGCATGGCCATCGACAAGGGCGCGATCCTGAAGGACGTGTACCTGGGCGCCGGCCAGCCGGCCAAGAACCTGATCCCGCCCACGCTGTGGAGCTACAACGACGCGGTGAAGGACTATCCCTTCGACCCCGCCAAGGCGAAAGACCTGCTGGCCAAGGCGGGGGTGAAGGCGCCGCTGGAGATCGACCTCTGGTACATGCCGGTGCAGCGGCCCTACAACCCCAACGCCAAGCGCATTGCCGAGATGATGCAGGCCGACCTGGCCAAGGTGGGCGTGAACGCCAAGCTGGTGACTTATGAATGGGGCGAGTACCGCAAGCGCCTGCAGCAAGGCGAGCACCTGACCGGCATGCTGGGCTGGACGGGTGACAACGGCGACCCGGACAACTTCTTCTTCCTGCTGGGCTGCGACGCTGCGCGCGCCGGCGGCCAGAACCTGAGCAAGTGGTGCAACAAGGAATTCGACAGCCGGCTGGAAAAGGCACGCAGCGTGGCCGACGTGAAGGAGCGAACGAAGCTGTACCAGGAGATGCAGGTGATCGAAAAGGAAGAGGCGCCCAGCTTCAAGATCGCGCATTCGGTGGTGTATGAAACCATGCGCAAGGAAGTGGCCGGCTACAAGCAGAGTCCGTTCGGGTCGCACCAGTTCAACGGGGTGGACCTGAAGTAAGACCGCCTTGCCGGCGCCATGCTGAGCTACCTGCTGCGGCGCCTGGCGCTGACCATCCCGACCTTCATCGCGCTGATGTTCGTCACCTTCGTGGCCATCCGGCTGGTGCCGGGTGACCCGGTGGAGGTGCGGGTGGGCGAGCGCGGCATCTCGCCGGAGCGGCTGG encodes the following:
- a CDS encoding cyclic nucleotide-binding protein (PFAM: FliG C-terminal domain; Cyclic nucleotide-binding domain) produces the protein MHAASIARARPRPQRAARPANAAPTASALQFAERGHFSQVRAFAGEVLYTQDMPAGHMYVIKDGEVDLYLVRDEKRTVVETLKKGQCFGLEPHLHQQVRLHNAAARTYCELFLVDNETVTDAMAASPDLVQSLLDTLSQRLSVAHQLIATRVNYQSDLLIYAQLLQLLGLADIGKPAPSLRGGPAAQSAPLARPLLQDVYTNARLMFGHSDTHIRGCLGKLLALHLIRIEDERGAGKQVLFAPKDIVAQVRKAVSPDPDADKLSYEYVSVDEFAGLVEVDRAVLLRKLAAGEFADDVFTFRRAEILRLLNAKGKRFFADRKIKPPAEFSEVADLEFADAKTLFAVVSRVDTYDLAKVLAGLDDEAVRAKVLGALSRRRRDEVESDLKDMGPVDPLEAQQIGNALVAEVKALMLQQAR
- a CDS encoding putative nucleoside-diphosphate sugar epimerase; this translates as MTLKTLLILGATGKVGQELLAQALAHPGVGQVVAPTRRALAPQARLHNPVVNYRALPAAPWWHADACLCALGTTMKLAGSQAAFAEVDHDHVLAAARLAQQAGTPCFVLNSSLGASAASGNFYLKVKGQAEDDLAALGFASLTLVRPSLLDAGPRAEARPGEAIGLWVAKALAPVLPRRLRAVRTNSVARHMLAAALAAAPGRRVLESQDLH
- a CDS encoding ABC-type dipeptide transport system, periplasmic component (PFAM: Bacterial extracellular solute-binding proteins, family 5 Middle), with product MLPKRPAATSALTLLALAALALPAAAKTLVYCSEGSPENFTPAINTTGTSFDAARPVYDKLTQFARGSTQVEPGLAESWTVSPDGKVFTFKLRKGVKWHSGPGGFKPTREFNADDVLFSFERQWKPEHPYAKTSGGKYDYFADMGLPDDLQSIEKLDPYTVKMTLKRANVTMLANLAMDFASIHSAEYADMLLKANKKEQLDQVPVGTGPFSFVVYQKDAVIRYKANKDYWGEKALVDDLVFAITPDPTARYSKLKAGECHFMIAPRPADLPEMQKDPALRVINQSGLNIAYWAFNTQKPPFDKKEVRQAFSMAIDKGAILKDVYLGAGQPAKNLIPPTLWSYNDAVKDYPFDPAKAKDLLAKAGVKAPLEIDLWYMPVQRPYNPNAKRIAEMMQADLAKVGVNAKLVTYEWGEYRKRLQQGEHLTGMLGWTGDNGDPDNFFFLLGCDAARAGGQNLSKWCNKEFDSRLEKARSVADVKERTKLYQEMQVIEKEEAPSFKIAHSVVYETMRKEVAGYKQSPFGSHQFNGVDLK